From Echinicola jeungdonensis, the proteins below share one genomic window:
- the amaB gene encoding L-piperidine-6-carboxylate dehydrogenase gives MSDNYGIKDALKRLGIKDENLGTSTGSHWVDTGGELIKSYSPVDGSEIGTIQITNREAYERVMHEANEGFKVWRMVPAPQRGEVVRQIGEALRERKADLGKLVSYEMGKSYQEGLGEVQEMIDICDFAVGLSRQLYGLSMHSERPGHRMYEQWHPLGVIGVISAFNFPVAVWSWNVMIAWVCGDVCVWKPSEKTTLTALACQNIVAEVFKANELPEGISSVITGNYSVGGFLAEDPRVPLISATGSTRMGRQVGEAVGSRLGKALLELGGNNAIIISEHADLEVAIRGALFGAVGTAGQRCTTTRRLIVQENVYNEVKERLSSAYEKLVIGNPLDEKNHVGPLIDKKAVEAYLSAIERIHAEGGKELVPGGILEGNGFQSGCYVKPCIYEVENHFQIVQEETFAPILYLIKYKTLEEAIAFQNDVPQGLSSAIMSTNLRETEQFLSAIGSDCGIANVNIGTSGAEIGGAFGGEKETGGGRESGSDAWKAYMRRQTTTINYSTQLPLAQGIRFDI, from the coding sequence ATGTCAGATAATTATGGAATTAAAGATGCTCTTAAGAGGCTGGGCATCAAGGATGAAAATCTGGGAACTTCTACCGGATCACACTGGGTAGATACAGGGGGTGAGCTTATTAAAAGTTACTCTCCAGTAGATGGAAGTGAAATAGGCACAATTCAAATCACCAACCGGGAGGCTTATGAAAGAGTTATGCATGAAGCAAATGAAGGATTTAAGGTGTGGAGAATGGTCCCGGCCCCTCAAAGGGGAGAAGTAGTCCGGCAAATTGGGGAAGCGCTCAGGGAAAGGAAAGCTGACTTGGGGAAATTGGTGTCCTATGAAATGGGAAAGTCTTATCAGGAAGGGCTTGGAGAAGTTCAGGAGATGATAGATATATGTGATTTTGCGGTAGGGCTCAGTCGTCAGCTTTATGGCCTAAGCATGCATTCTGAACGCCCGGGGCACCGAATGTACGAGCAATGGCATCCCTTGGGGGTCATAGGAGTTATTTCAGCCTTTAACTTTCCGGTAGCTGTTTGGTCCTGGAATGTCATGATTGCCTGGGTATGTGGCGATGTTTGTGTTTGGAAACCTTCAGAAAAGACCACTTTAACTGCTCTTGCCTGTCAAAATATCGTTGCAGAAGTGTTTAAAGCAAATGAACTTCCTGAAGGGATATCATCTGTAATAACAGGCAATTATTCTGTAGGAGGCTTTTTGGCCGAAGACCCCAGAGTACCATTGATCTCCGCAACGGGATCTACAAGAATGGGAAGGCAGGTTGGAGAGGCTGTAGGAAGCAGGCTTGGAAAGGCTTTGTTGGAGTTGGGAGGCAATAATGCTATCATTATCTCTGAACATGCCGATTTGGAAGTGGCGATTCGAGGTGCCCTTTTTGGAGCAGTTGGTACAGCGGGGCAGCGCTGCACCACAACCAGAAGGCTAATTGTTCAGGAAAATGTTTATAATGAAGTAAAGGAAAGGTTGTCTTCAGCTTATGAGAAGCTGGTAATTGGCAACCCGTTGGATGAAAAAAATCATGTTGGCCCCTTGATAGACAAAAAGGCAGTGGAAGCATATCTTTCAGCGATTGAGCGAATTCATGCTGAAGGAGGAAAGGAACTGGTGCCCGGGGGCATTTTAGAAGGAAATGGCTTTCAGTCTGGTTGCTATGTAAAGCCTTGCATTTATGAAGTTGAAAATCATTTTCAGATTGTTCAGGAAGAAACCTTTGCCCCTATTTTATACCTGATCAAATACAAAACCCTTGAGGAAGCAATAGCTTTCCAAAACGATGTACCACAGGGTTTGTCTTCTGCAATAATGTCAACCAACTTGCGGGAAACCGAGCAGTTTTTATCAGCAATAGGTTCAGACTGCGGAATTGCCAATGTCAATATCGGGACTTCTGGAGCAGAAATTGGCGGAGCTTTTGGTGGGGAAAAAGAAACAGGCGGAGGCCGTGAGTCAGGCTCAGATGCCTGGAAAGCCTATATGAGACGGCAAACCACCACAATAAATTATAGCACTCAATTACCCTTAGCTCAAGGGATTCGATTTGACATTTAA
- a CDS encoding ammonium transporter yields MKKKWKVAFGTIIAASLLGLFWKTAHPVVDNFGTEKDLVFADVAWLLTASCLVLLMTPGLSLFYGGMVGKKNLISTMLQSFISLGVVTMVWTVVGFSLAFGDPIGIEIDGTLYGVIGNPFQYMFFDQVGNLPHISIASTIPFVMFALFQMKFAVITPAIITGSFAERVRFIGYVFFIGIFVVLVYAPLCHMVWHPNGLIGSYFGVLDFAGGTVVHISAGLASLAGAMFIGKRKNQHHAPSNITYVMLGTGMLWFGWFGFNAGSSLAADSTAAIAFATTTISSATAMMTWVFFDRIQGRKISAMGACIGAVVGLVVITPAAGFITIPESMFFGFIGAIISNLAVNLKSLKQMDDTLDVFACHGVGGITGMILTAIFAHQEGSSLLHGGWSVFGSHMVVLIGVSVFSFVVAYLIFFILNKFVTLRVRDEYEEVGLDVSQHGETA; encoded by the coding sequence ATGAAGAAAAAGTGGAAAGTTGCCTTCGGGACGATAATTGCAGCCTCTTTGTTGGGTTTATTCTGGAAAACTGCCCATCCGGTAGTTGACAATTTTGGGACCGAAAAAGATCTTGTTTTTGCTGATGTTGCCTGGTTATTGACGGCTTCCTGTTTGGTACTACTGATGACACCAGGGTTATCCTTATTCTATGGGGGAATGGTGGGAAAGAAAAACCTAATCTCCACCATGCTTCAAAGTTTTATTTCCCTTGGTGTAGTTACCATGGTCTGGACGGTAGTGGGGTTTAGCTTAGCCTTTGGAGATCCTATCGGCATTGAAATAGATGGAACCCTTTATGGAGTTATTGGCAATCCTTTCCAATATATGTTTTTTGACCAGGTTGGAAACCTACCTCATATTTCCATTGCCAGTACCATTCCTTTTGTCATGTTTGCCTTGTTCCAAATGAAATTTGCAGTCATCACTCCAGCCATTATTACCGGTTCATTTGCTGAGCGTGTAAGGTTTATTGGCTATGTGTTTTTCATAGGGATCTTTGTTGTTCTGGTATACGCCCCCTTGTGTCACATGGTTTGGCATCCTAACGGACTAATAGGCTCCTATTTTGGGGTATTGGATTTTGCAGGAGGGACTGTAGTACATATCAGTGCCGGATTAGCCTCCCTGGCAGGAGCCATGTTTATCGGCAAACGAAAAAATCAACACCATGCTCCTTCCAATATCACATATGTTATGCTAGGGACAGGGATGTTATGGTTTGGATGGTTTGGCTTTAACGCTGGCTCTTCATTAGCAGCAGATAGCACTGCAGCCATTGCTTTTGCTACAACAACCATCAGTTCAGCTACAGCCATGATGACTTGGGTATTTTTTGACAGAATACAGGGACGGAAGATTTCTGCCATGGGCGCCTGTATTGGAGCGGTGGTTGGACTGGTAGTCATCACACCTGCTGCAGGATTTATTACCATTCCTGAAAGCATGTTTTTCGGGTTTATTGGTGCCATCATCTCTAATTTGGCAGTTAATTTAAAATCTTTGAAGCAAATGGATGACACTTTGGATGTATTTGCTTGTCACGGTGTAGGAGGAATTACCGGGATGATCCTAACTGCTATTTTTGCCCATCAAGAAGGATCAAGCTTACTTCATGGAGGCTGGTCCGTATTTGGTTCCCACATGGTAGTTTTGATTGGGGTATCCGTATTTTCCTTCGTAGTGGCTTATTTGATCTTCTTTATACTCAATAAATTTGTCACTCTGAGGGTCAGAGATGAATATGAAGAAGTAGGCCTAGATGTTTCCCAACATGGAGAAACTGCATAG
- a CDS encoding response regulator transcription factor produces MIHRRLDQLIGELKQKRIIYKDQLDYEELADHCNQVNDLITLHDIGNYRPIFINEVTRKFYGFNHQFLRGMDYLYYLKTIHPSYYPTLFRSLTFFNKNQKGFLDLTYKLKAADGSWKIMVGSTKTITRTKDNQPLHALTLMLPEEGVDQFPQSPMLKLESLTKRELEIFSLLTEGQSVANISEELFISEETVKKHKKNIFQKLDCNKTQELIKMAFELGVKF; encoded by the coding sequence ATGATTCACAGAAGGCTGGACCAACTTATTGGCGAACTAAAACAAAAAAGAATCATTTACAAGGACCAACTTGATTATGAAGAGTTGGCCGATCATTGCAATCAGGTAAATGATTTAATCACCCTACATGACATTGGGAATTACCGGCCCATTTTCATCAATGAAGTAACCAGAAAATTTTATGGGTTTAATCATCAATTTTTAAGAGGGATGGACTATTTGTATTATCTCAAAACCATACACCCCTCTTATTACCCTACTCTTTTTCGGAGTTTGACCTTTTTCAATAAAAATCAAAAAGGTTTTCTGGATCTTACTTATAAGTTAAAAGCGGCAGATGGGAGCTGGAAAATAATGGTAGGGAGTACCAAAACCATCACCAGGACTAAAGATAATCAGCCTTTACATGCCCTAACCCTGATGTTGCCGGAAGAAGGAGTGGATCAATTTCCGCAATCCCCCATGCTCAAACTGGAATCTTTGACAAAAAGAGAATTGGAAATTTTCTCACTACTTACCGAAGGGCAGTCTGTGGCCAATATCAGTGAAGAACTTTTTATCTCAGAAGAAACCGTCAAAAAACACAAGAAAAACATCTTTCAAAAACTGGATTGTAATAAAACCCAGGAACTGATAAAAATGGCTTTTGAGCTGGGAGTTAAATTTTAA
- a CDS encoding GIY-YIG nuclease family protein, whose translation MRYYFYILYSSALDKYYIGQTGKDPQERLRKHCSDHKGFKGKAKDWKIVYLEEFTSKNQAYLRERKVKSWKSRKLIERLISK comes from the coding sequence ATGAGGTACTATTTTTACATATTATACTCTTCGGCCTTAGATAAATATTATATCGGTCAAACAGGAAAAGATCCCCAGGAAAGACTTCGAAAACATTGTAGTGACCATAAGGGTTTTAAAGGGAAAGCCAAGGATTGGAAAATAGTTTATCTGGAGGAGTTTACCAGTAAGAACCAAGCTTATTTACGGGAAAGGAAAGTAAAAAGCTGGAAAAGCAGAAAGCTCATTGAGCGCCTGATCTCAAAGTAG
- a CDS encoding GIY-YIG nuclease family protein produces MRYYFYILYSSALDKYYIGQTGKDPQERLRKHCSDHKGFTGKAKDWKIVYLEEFSSKNLAYSREREVKGWKSRKLLERLISK; encoded by the coding sequence ATGAGGTACTATTTTTACATATTATACTCTTCGGCCTTAGATAAATATTATATCGGTCAAACAGGAAAAGATCCCCAGGAAAGACTTCGAAAACATTGTAGTGACCATAAGGGTTTTACAGGGAAAGCAAAGGATTGGAAAATAGTTTATCTGGAGGAGTTTTCCAGTAAGAACCTAGCTTATTCACGGGAAAGGGAAGTAAAGGGATGGAAAAGCAGAAAGCTCTTGGAGCGTCTGATCTCAAAGTAG
- a CDS encoding adenosine kinase, protein MKKKYNVVGMGNALVDMEFEVSDEFLSSNQVEKGLMTLVDEDRQKSLMQVINTEEVKKQCGGSAANTVIAVSQFGGKAYYNCKVANDAMGHFFLEDLKEAGVDHHLDIDKLEAGTTGKCLVMVTKDAERTMNTFLGITQDFSVQDLNESVINDAEFLYIEGYLVTSPNGRAAMVEAKKKAEQQGTKVALTFSDPAMVKYFKEGFDEVIGASVDLLFSNEEEAMLYTGKDNILEAREELKKVARHFVITQGKNGAMIYDGDTFIDIEPYKTTAIDSNGAGDMFAGAFLYGITNGHTYASSGKLASLASSKIVSQFGPRLHWHEAKEILDRLVPEL, encoded by the coding sequence ATGAAAAAGAAATACAATGTCGTGGGCATGGGCAATGCTCTTGTAGATATGGAATTTGAGGTAAGTGATGAATTCCTTTCCTCCAATCAAGTGGAAAAGGGCTTGATGACTTTGGTGGATGAAGATCGTCAGAAATCCTTAATGCAGGTTATCAATACCGAAGAGGTCAAAAAGCAATGTGGAGGTTCTGCTGCCAATACGGTTATTGCAGTGAGTCAGTTTGGAGGAAAAGCCTATTATAATTGCAAAGTAGCCAATGATGCCATGGGGCATTTTTTTCTTGAAGACCTGAAAGAAGCTGGTGTTGACCATCATTTGGATATAGATAAACTGGAAGCTGGTACCACAGGAAAATGCCTGGTCATGGTTACAAAAGACGCGGAAAGGACCATGAACACTTTTTTGGGGATTACCCAGGATTTTTCTGTTCAAGACCTGAATGAATCTGTTATCAATGATGCAGAATTCCTATATATTGAGGGGTATTTGGTGACTTCTCCCAATGGAAGAGCAGCTATGGTGGAGGCCAAGAAAAAGGCAGAACAGCAGGGAACAAAAGTGGCCTTGACTTTTTCCGATCCAGCCATGGTAAAATATTTCAAAGAAGGCTTTGATGAAGTGATTGGGGCAAGTGTTGATTTGCTTTTTTCAAATGAGGAGGAAGCAATGCTTTACACAGGCAAGGATAATATTTTAGAAGCCAGAGAGGAACTGAAAAAGGTGGCCCGTCATTTTGTCATTACCCAAGGTAAAAATGGGGCCATGATCTATGATGGGGATACCTTCATAGATATAGAGCCATATAAAACTACCGCTATTGACAGCAATGGAGCTGGTGATATGTTTGCTGGAGCTTTCCTTTATGGGATTACCAATGGCCATACCTATGCTTCCAGTGGAAAATTAGCTAGCTTGGCCTCCTCGAAGATTGTAAGCCAGTTTGGTCCAAGGTTGCATTGGCATGAAGCGAAAGAGATATTGGACAGGCTGGTGCCAGAACTTTAA